Proteins encoded in a region of the Zea mays cultivar B73 chromosome 4, Zm-B73-REFERENCE-NAM-5.0, whole genome shotgun sequence genome:
- the LOC103653085 gene encoding sphingoid long-chain bases kinase 1 isoform X1, producing MSSRGLVRLPVSCSAAVDGVNGCLTYSTCRSRNYYYQYSHTTNLQISPVDQMPLPRKLKKSIQRNAYFLTQKRKLVPHCSSDLSTSCRGVPNYLSINVLQDQSNTKQGAIRKALVILNPNSGFRSSRDVFYQKVQSTLKLSGFKMEVIETAYAGHAKVLSSTVDLKKFPDGIICVGGDGIVNEVLNGLLSRDDFDVAIRFPIGIIPAGSDNSLVWTVLGIRDPVSAAIALAKGDFTPIDVFAVKWIQAGVTHFGLTASYYGFVADVLQLSEKFRVQLGPFRYVVAGLLKFLSLPQYRFEVDYLPSSLQGRSSESRPLAEKRHEQLSDDGKVRRGTQTNGRIKDDWVTRNGEFLGIFVCNHFCKPAQGLLSPVIAPKARHDDGSLDLILVHGSGRLRLFCFFVAYQLCWHLLLPYVEYVKIKEVKVRPVGSTHSGCGVDGELLDGERGAEWQCSLLPAQGRLLGQDPGAFN from the exons ATGAGCTCTAGAGGCCTTGTCCGCCTCCCG GTTTCCTGTAGTGCTGCTGTTGATGGAGTCAATGGATGCCTCACCTACAGTACATGTCGTTCAAGAAACTACTACTATCAGTATTCTCATACCACTAACTTGCAAATTTCACCAGTAGACCAGATGCCTTTGCCTCGGAAATTAAAGAAATCAATTCAGCGAAACGCTTACTTTTTAACCCAGAAGAGGAAGCTCGtaccacactgttcatcagacctTAGTACCTCCTGCAGAGGAGTGCCCAACTATTTATCAATCAATGTTTTGCAAGACCAATCAAATACAAAACAGGGAGCTATTCGTAAAGCGCTTGTCATTTTGAATCCTAATTCTGGATTCCGCAGCTCTCGGGATGTTTTCTACCAGAAAGTGCAATCAACATTGAAG CtttcaggcttcaagatggaagtCATTGAAACAGCATATGCCGGGCATGCAAAGGTTCTTTCTTCTACTGTTGACCTCAAAAAATTCCCTGATG GTATTATATGTGTTGGTGGCGATGGGATCGTCAATGAG GTTTTGAATGGATTACTTAGTAGAGACGATTTTGACGTGGCAATTCGATTTCCCATTGGGATAATACCTGCTGGTTCTGATAATTCATTGGTGTGGACTGTTCTTGGCATCAGGGATCCTGTTTCTGCGGCAATCGCTTTAGCTAAG GGGGATTTCACACCAATAGATGTGTTTGCCGTAAAGTGGATCCAAGCTGGAGTGACTCATTTTGGTTTGACAGCTTCCTACTATGGTTTCGTAGCTGATG TTCTGCAACTGTCAGAAAAGTTCCGCGTGCAGCTCGGTCCCTTCCGTTACGTTGTTGCTGGCCTTCTGAAGTTTCTTTCATTACCCCAGTACAGATTTGAGGTGGACTATCTCCCTTCATCGCTGCAGGGGAGAAGTTCTGAATCAAGACCACTGGCTGAAAAACGTCACGAACAGCTTTCTGATGACGGCAAGGTTAGGAGAGGCACACAGACCAACGGTAGGATCAAAGACGACTGGGTTACCAGGAACGGGGAGTTTCTTGGCATTTTTGTTTGCAATCACTTCTGCAAGCCTGCCCAGGGGTTACTTTCTCCTGTTATCGCACCGAAAGCGCGGCACGACGACGGCAGCCTGGACCTGATTCTCGTCCATGGAAGCGGCAGGCTGAGACTGTTTTGCTTCTTTGTTGCCTATCAGCTCTGCTGGCATCTTCTACTCCCCTACGTGGAATATGTCAAG ATAAAAGAAGTGAAGGTTAGGCCAGTTGGCAGTACCCACAGTGGTTGTGGCGTCGACGGTGAGCTTCTTGATGGAGAGCGCGGTGCTGAATGGCAGTGCTCGCTGCTTCCAGCACAAGGCAGGCTGCTTGGCCAGGATCCCGGTGCTTTCAACTAG
- the LOC103653085 gene encoding sphingoid long-chain bases kinase 1 isoform X2: protein MPLPRKLKKSIQRNAYFLTQKRKLVPHCSSDLSTSCRGVPNYLSINVLQDQSNTKQGAIRKALVILNPNSGFRSSRDVFYQKVQSTLKLSGFKMEVIETAYAGHAKVLSSTVDLKKFPDGIICVGGDGIVNEVLNGLLSRDDFDVAIRFPIGIIPAGSDNSLVWTVLGIRDPVSAAIALAKGDFTPIDVFAVKWIQAGVTHFGLTASYYGFVADVLQLSEKFRVQLGPFRYVVAGLLKFLSLPQYRFEVDYLPSSLQGRSSESRPLAEKRHEQLSDDGKVRRGTQTNGRIKDDWVTRNGEFLGIFVCNHFCKPAQGLLSPVIAPKARHDDGSLDLILVHGSGRLRLFCFFVAYQLCWHLLLPYVEYVKIKEVKVRPVGSTHSGCGVDGELLDGERGAEWQCSLLPAQGRLLGQDPGAFN from the exons ATGCCTTTGCCTCGGAAATTAAAGAAATCAATTCAGCGAAACGCTTACTTTTTAACCCAGAAGAGGAAGCTCGtaccacactgttcatcagacctTAGTACCTCCTGCAGAGGAGTGCCCAACTATTTATCAATCAATGTTTTGCAAGACCAATCAAATACAAAACAGGGAGCTATTCGTAAAGCGCTTGTCATTTTGAATCCTAATTCTGGATTCCGCAGCTCTCGGGATGTTTTCTACCAGAAAGTGCAATCAACATTGAAG CtttcaggcttcaagatggaagtCATTGAAACAGCATATGCCGGGCATGCAAAGGTTCTTTCTTCTACTGTTGACCTCAAAAAATTCCCTGATG GTATTATATGTGTTGGTGGCGATGGGATCGTCAATGAG GTTTTGAATGGATTACTTAGTAGAGACGATTTTGACGTGGCAATTCGATTTCCCATTGGGATAATACCTGCTGGTTCTGATAATTCATTGGTGTGGACTGTTCTTGGCATCAGGGATCCTGTTTCTGCGGCAATCGCTTTAGCTAAG GGGGATTTCACACCAATAGATGTGTTTGCCGTAAAGTGGATCCAAGCTGGAGTGACTCATTTTGGTTTGACAGCTTCCTACTATGGTTTCGTAGCTGATG TTCTGCAACTGTCAGAAAAGTTCCGCGTGCAGCTCGGTCCCTTCCGTTACGTTGTTGCTGGCCTTCTGAAGTTTCTTTCATTACCCCAGTACAGATTTGAGGTGGACTATCTCCCTTCATCGCTGCAGGGGAGAAGTTCTGAATCAAGACCACTGGCTGAAAAACGTCACGAACAGCTTTCTGATGACGGCAAGGTTAGGAGAGGCACACAGACCAACGGTAGGATCAAAGACGACTGGGTTACCAGGAACGGGGAGTTTCTTGGCATTTTTGTTTGCAATCACTTCTGCAAGCCTGCCCAGGGGTTACTTTCTCCTGTTATCGCACCGAAAGCGCGGCACGACGACGGCAGCCTGGACCTGATTCTCGTCCATGGAAGCGGCAGGCTGAGACTGTTTTGCTTCTTTGTTGCCTATCAGCTCTGCTGGCATCTTCTACTCCCCTACGTGGAATATGTCAAG ATAAAAGAAGTGAAGGTTAGGCCAGTTGGCAGTACCCACAGTGGTTGTGGCGTCGACGGTGAGCTTCTTGATGGAGAGCGCGGTGCTGAATGGCAGTGCTCGCTGCTTCCAGCACAAGGCAGGCTGCTTGGCCAGGATCCCGGTGCTTTCAACTAG
- the LOC103653086 gene encoding protein FAR1-RELATED SEQUENCE 5-like — protein sequence MLKYFHDKISENPSFQYALQVDCEEHITNIFWVDAKMILDYAHFGDVVTFDTTFGTNKEYRPFGVFLGLNQFRETTIFGAAILFDETEASFTWLFETFLAAHNYRQPRTIYTDQDAAMGKAIPNVFTESYHGLCTFHIMQNAVKHLSPVKGQEKESHILSDFSACMYRYEDKIEFEEAFDSMRSKVHKQTWLDSIYKVKEKWAECYMRDVFSLGVRSTQLSESFNGSLKNHLKSDFDIVRFLKHFERTVEETRARELEAEFEARKKLPRRRMCTHMLIQASDVYTPVIFEAFQVEYERSMAACTTVLDGDNKYTVTIGNLSGDLSFEEERIVTANPFNQTTDYSCQMFNRTGILCAHGLKVLDLMNIKMLPTHYVLKRWTREACSGSILDRQGREVVENPKLEAQLRLRSLSHKFLNMAYKAAISLECCLLIDNALDLLGPQVEDKLNAPSSVANEKPCNDQENISPNMQQRDDLLGTAQLKKKEVQLKGSKRKKSWIEKLRKGKRKATKSAVPTKKGAKKEDGAPPHVQVENNSSNKEANVDLHEYRVIGDFTRLLTSMASHDENFYDEDLF from the exons ATGCTGAAATATTTTCATGACAAAATTTCAGAGAATCCATCATTCCAATATGCTTTGCAAGTGGATTGTGAGGAGCACATAACCAACATATTTTGGGTTGATGCAAAAATGATTCTAGACTATGCACATTTCGGTGATGTTGTCACATTTGACACTACTTTTGGCACAAATAAAGAATATAGGCCATTTGGTGTTTTTCTTGGGCTCAATCAGTTTAGAGAAACCACTATTTTTGGTGCTGCAATTCTCTTTGATGAAACAGAAGCCTCATTTACATGGCTCTTTGAGACCTTTCTAGCTGCCCATAATTATAGGCAACCTAGAACTATTTATACTGATCAAGATGCAGCAATGGGAAAGGCTATACCCAATGTGTTCACGGAATCATATCATGGATTGTGCACCTTTCACATCATGCAAAATGCTGTCAAACACTTATCTCCAGTGAAGGGCCAAGAGAAAGAATCTCATATTCTCTCTGATTTTAGTGCTTGCATGTATCGCTATGAGGACAAAATAGAATTTGAAGAAGCATTTGACAGCATGAGATCTAAAGTGCATAAGCAAACTTGGCTAGATAGTATATACAAGGTGAAAGAAAAATGGGCTGAATGCTATATGAGAGATGTCTTTAGTTTGGGAGTGAGAAGTACACAACTAAGTGAGAGCTTCAACGGTTCATTGAAGAACCATTTGAAATCAGATTTTGATATTGTTCGTTTTTTGAAGCATTTTGAGAGGACAGTTGAAGAAACAAGAGCTAGAGAACTAGAGGCtgaatttgaggcaaggaagaAGCTACCAAGAAGGCGGATGTGCACACATATGCTAATTCAAGCAAGCGATGTTTACACTCCAGTTATTTTTGAAGCTTTCCAAGTTGAGTATGAAAGATCCATGGCTGCATGCACTACAGTGTTGGATGGAGATAACAAATATACTGTCACTATTGGTAATTTAAGTGGTGATTTAAGTTTTGAAGAGGAGCGCATAGTGACAGCTAATCCTTTCAACCAAACAACTGATTATAGTTGTCAAATGTTTAATAGGACAGGGATATTATGTGCACATGGTCTGAAAGTGCTTGATTTGATGAATATAAAAATGTTACCCACACATTATGTCCTAAAAAGATGGACTAGAGAAGCATGCAGTGGAAGCATACTGGATAGACAAGGAAGGGAAGTGGTGGAAAATCCAAAGTTGGAGGCTCAACTTAGGCTCAGATCTTTGTCTCATAAATTTCTCAACATGGCATATAAAGCAGCCATTTCTCTAGAGTGTTGTTTGCTAATAGACAATGCACTTGATCTCCTTGGTCCACAAGTAGAGGATAAACTCAATGCACCATCTAGTGTTGCCAATGAAAAACCATGTAATGACCaagaaaatattagcccaaacATGCAACAAAGAGATGACTTGCTCGGCACTGCACAACTTAAGAAAAAAGAGGTTCAGTTGAAAGGCTCAAAGAGAAAGAAAAGTTGGATTGAGAAGTTACGCAAAGGGAAGCGCAAGGCGACTAAATCTGCTGTACCAACAAAAAAGGGAGCAAAG AAAGAAGATGGTGCACCACCACATGTACAAGTGGAGAATAACAGCAGCAACAAAGAAGCAAATGTGGACCTCCATGAGTATAGGGTCATTGGTGATTTTACCAGGCTCCTAACATCTATGGCTAGTCATGATGAAAATTTTTATGATGAAGATCTGTTCTAG